The Candidatus Bathyanammoxibius amoris genome includes a window with the following:
- a CDS encoding porin yields the protein MNLVNRAYACFLAFTIVLCTAVPVWSVELTDKEVAEFQGVLEKRRAEPKVRVGAQPEHVPSDIIKFFKPFEGIKYGGYIENYYQYESVDPGSGDQNALPPLGFHRQANSFTVNNIELWLYKNANNPGDIGFKITLNWGDLARYITPFGPVRDDKTAQPNPPGTPTGGRQTTFSEGYALWNIPVGKGLTAKFGKFASWIGYEDWESIFNPNVTTSYINNAATPNTNTGLGLSYPFTDRFTLDFYFTNTFDTFVNNNKSFMYGLQFDYDPPDFWFFKNANINLDTIWGPSEASNNSDWYQIYNLAITFFPYHKLAWVTNANLNHSSAKLRRPSGRMKDDNSVWGVAQYFIYDHTDWLGFAVRGEYFWDQENLQDLSGGTGASLAEVTFTLNLKLREKLMIRPEIRYDKIISMPGGTAHVWNGDNNNVNGIVSVSYEF from the coding sequence ATGAATCTGGTAAACCGGGCGTATGCGTGCTTCTTAGCCTTTACAATAGTATTGTGTACAGCCGTGCCTGTGTGGTCTGTCGAGCTTACAGATAAAGAGGTTGCGGAGTTTCAAGGAGTTTTGGAGAAGAGAAGGGCCGAGCCGAAGGTCAGAGTGGGAGCACAGCCGGAACACGTACCCTCTGACATTATAAAGTTTTTTAAGCCTTTTGAGGGTATAAAGTATGGCGGATATATTGAGAACTACTACCAATATGAGAGTGTTGATCCGGGTTCAGGTGATCAAAACGCCCTTCCGCCGCTTGGTTTTCACAGGCAGGCCAACTCCTTTACAGTAAACAACATAGAGCTGTGGCTCTACAAGAATGCAAACAATCCGGGTGACATCGGGTTCAAGATAACCCTCAACTGGGGTGATCTCGCGCGGTACATAACACCTTTCGGGCCTGTGCGTGATGACAAGACCGCTCAGCCTAACCCGCCTGGTACTCCAACCGGCGGCAGGCAGACCACCTTTAGTGAAGGTTATGCCCTTTGGAACATTCCCGTTGGTAAGGGGCTTACCGCCAAGTTCGGCAAATTCGCAAGCTGGATAGGCTATGAGGACTGGGAGTCTATATTCAATCCCAATGTCACCACATCCTACATAAACAATGCCGCCACGCCCAACACCAACACCGGGCTTGGCCTCAGCTACCCCTTCACGGACCGGTTCACTCTGGATTTCTATTTTACCAATACGTTTGACACGTTCGTCAACAATAACAAGAGCTTTATGTATGGTCTCCAGTTTGACTACGACCCGCCCGACTTCTGGTTCTTTAAGAATGCCAATATAAACTTGGATACCATTTGGGGCCCGTCTGAGGCGAGTAATAATTCCGACTGGTATCAGATTTACAACCTGGCGATAACGTTCTTCCCGTATCATAAGCTGGCGTGGGTTACAAATGCCAACCTGAACCATAGCAGTGCGAAGTTAAGACGGCCGTCCGGCCGGATGAAGGACGACAACAGCGTCTGGGGTGTGGCCCAGTACTTTATATACGACCACACAGACTGGCTTGGTTTTGCTGTAAGGGGTGAGTACTTCTGGGACCAGGAGAACCTGCAGGACCTTAGCGGCGGCACGGGGGCGTCGTTGGCCGAGGTCACGTTCACGCTGAACCTGAAGCTGCGGGAGAAGCTCATGATAAGGCCGGAGATACGCTATGATAAGATCATCAGCATGCCTGGCGGGACGGCCCACGTATGGAATGGTGACAACAATAATGTCAACGGTATAGTGAGCGTGTCCTACGAGTTCTAG